In the Salvia miltiorrhiza cultivar Shanhuang (shh) chromosome 8, IMPLAD_Smil_shh, whole genome shotgun sequence genome, TAACATTATTGTGGCACGTACAGGGGCACTCAAAAGCATCTATTGGTGTTGGGTCAAGATTTAGTGAACCAGAAGTTGATGCTGTATCCCAAAGACTTAAGCTGGAAGAACTACCGGAAACTTGGTACACTCAGTTCTTTGAGAAATATAGGGCAAGTAAATCTTATAGGCTGATGTTTGGAGATAGAGAATCTGAAAAACGGACACCTGAACAGATGTCTACTTATCTTAGATTGATTGAGAATCACAAAAGAAGGAGAGTAGCCTTCGTGGACAATATTTCAAACTTGCGAACAAATCCATTAATGGTTGATGGTAGTGCGGCTGATGATGCACCCTTTTTTCCTGAAACaatgtatattttaaattgtGTTCCTGATAGTGCAGTCCTTAAAACGAGGAAATTCGAGAATTATCAGAAAGTGCCATTCAATGGGGTTTTAGACAGCTTACCTCAGACCATGACCAAGAGCCCAGTGATGAGCCCTATTATGATCGAGAGACTTGGTATCCGACCTGAGTATCTCAGCATGGAACAAGGACAATTTCGGGGAAAGAATAGTTCTCAAGGGAGTAGGAAGCTTCTTAGTCAAGAACAAGCATCACAAATGTCACAGAAAGTGGTAGTGCGGTTGCTACACAATGTGGGGTTTGAATCTTCTTCAAACACCTCCTTAGAAGTTATGGGGCAGCTTTTGAGTagacatatcaataaattaggGTGCACCTTGAAGCTCCTATCGGATAGTTATAGGAAGCAGTGTTCAGCCACTGAATTACTAAAGATGTTCCTTCAAACTGCAGGATATAGGTTAGTGATGTATGTTTCAGTATTgttgaatatatatttaatttgtttgaCAATGTTTGTTGTGAATATATAACTCAATAGTTGTATTTGTTGATGATTGTTGATGTTAGATGcttaatattttcttaaatcacATCAGTGTAGAGGTACCAGAGAACTGTCATAAGCATTAATCACCTGTCCTCTTTTATTTCCAGTAACCTGGGGGGCCTTGTGGAACTCATGAAGGATAACTCGAAGAATGTTACTCCACAAACTCAGCAGCAAGTGCTGAGCATCCAGGGACAGATGCAaccgcagcagcagcagcagccttcCTCTCAGCAGTCACAGCAGGTATATGCGTTTTTCTTTACCTTGCTTGATAGCCACTGTGTATTTAGGAGTTCGTGTGAAGCTTTTCCATCTCTTTTGGCTGTCATCAATAGTCATGTTTGGTTCACATATTTACGAGGAACACTAGCATACATCACAAAATGATTGATATTAGTCAATCAGGTTGGAATAAAACTAGCTTAAACTATAAACTTTCTCAAAGCCATTGAACCGTTCTCTTTTCTGCCTTTTGGCTGTTAATAAGATTTGTTACATTCTAATCGATCTATTCTGGTCACGTCACAGATGCTAAGGCAAATGAGTCCCCAGATGCAGCAGATGAATAATCCCCAATATCTGGCattccagcagcagcagcagcagcagcagtgggAAAGGATGAGGAGACGGCAACAACAACAGTCAACACCGCGTCCTGGCATGAACATGGCTATGAATACAAATATGAACATGAGTATCGACAAGGACAGACCTCTAGTGCAAGTGAAGATGGAGGCTCCATCTGATTTTCCACTGGATACGAATACCTTCACGGCAATGAATCCCAGACACCCCCAGCTGCGGCAGCAACAACTAGCTGCAATATCTTCTTTTCACGCTCAAGCCAACAACAACGCCTTTAGGCCTATGACTTCTCTCCAAATCCCACAAATACATTCACCGTAACTATTTCACCCTCGTCTCCATGTCGTTTAAAGACCCTGTTGCTTTGGATTTTATGTCAATTTTCTCTTGTGCAGGACCATGTCAATGGCAAGGGCTCCACCTGTAAAAGTTGAAGGTTTCCAGGAGCTGATGGGCGGGGATTCTTCCATGAAGCATGATTCAGAGGAAAATAAGCTACTTTCTCCTCAAAAGTAGTTTTGAGGTAAATGCTCATCTTTTTGAGAATGTGAATTAGATAAATACTCCTATCTGAACCAAGTAGAAtactcctcttttttttttttgtatatcatctaatttatttagctttgtttttgTAGCACTACTAATGTAACATAGAAATTATATAAAGAATCTAATATTTAGCATGGCCATTCTCAGTTTATCAGCATTTATATTTCAAGTAGTTCTCTACCTTTTGATATAAAGTCAGAAAATCTATTCACTtgtttgtaatttttaaaaggTGTAATAATGCATAAATATACTTTCACATATTTCTGATTTTGTCCTTGAATTATAAATTTTGCCTTCAAATATgcgaactttcattttttttcccccCGACTTTGCATACGACAAACATTCCAACGTTCACAACTTAATCGCAAACCCACAACTTGAAGTCCTAATCGTGCAAACCCACAACTTAAACTCCTAAATCGATCTGAATGGTGAACCATAGTCTTCAATTGTAAACTGCGACATTATATCGTGAACTCATGGCTCTCTAAGTCCTAAATTGTGAAACAATGTCGtaaatgataatctaaaaaTTTGGGATATATTTTATGATGAAATAATAATGTTTTATTACTAGTTTAATTATATcgtttataaatatttttatttaagttcTGTAGATAATTTTAACTTTCAATAAAGCATTTATTTGTCGGAAGTGTTTGTCCAGtgtaaaattagaaaaaataaaaagttcgtgtattagAAACAAGATTTATATGTAAAATCAGAGGGTTAATAgacggaaaatacacgaactatcttgagatttgcatattgcaaatcacctttaaaattagctcgAGAATACATTACattttaatttagttgtaaattgcacacggcgaaaatTTCGGCagctcttaagtttgaccggcgatAATGTGGACAGTATTAACATTACATGGCATTACTCGTGgctttttttacacgctggcaagccacgtgggcaaaacgacgtcgttttgatattttgaagaatttcctaaaaaaaaaaagaaatcctGAAATCCTAGAAAATTCTACTGCCTTCTTCCTGCTCTAAGTGGTTCGCCGCGCCGCCGTCACCATTTTCAGAATCCGGCGAGCCATCACCGACCTCTCCCTCCAATTCAAAGGCTGAGCTTAGCCTTCCTTTTCAGTCGAAGTGAACCCTAGCCTGTCAAGGGGTGCCGCTTCTTCCTCCGGTCACCACTGCGTCATCTTCCTCAAAATCGTCATCGCCGTCATTCTTCTGTTTCAACAGGTGCCGCCATGGTGGGCAGTGCACTTCCAAGGACGGCTCCGTCCTCAATTTATGACAATAGCCACGGTGGCTCGCCGCCGCCCATGAAGAAGCAACGAGGACAACCCGCTTTAGATCTAGGGTTTCTGCAGCAAAAACCCCCTAACTCTGCCGCTTCTGCTATCGGTCTCCAAAACCAAAAATCAAGCTGACCGATCTAAAACCGCATCCGAGGAAATCTAAACATAATTTTCGAGTGCGTTCTCTCTGTGCATCCGAGGAAAACCAAAAATCAAGCTGACTGATCTACTCGTCTACGAATTCGTCAAAAAATCCACGAGAATTAAACACCTAGAGCTACCACACTCTCTGTGCATATcatccaaaattttcaaattaaactaaacaaaacttcaggtgcgttctctttggttgtaaatttatcatgtgaaaatgaaggataaacaaaattttaccctttaaatcattcatttcttttcccacatttcctactttaCCTTTACTCATTcatcatttacactacaaaagagggataatattatcacgccatttttggagggataattgtagtgtaaatgagtaATGGTCAAGTaagaaatgtgggaaaagaaatgaaggatttaaagggtgaaattttgtttatcattttttttctcatgataaatttacaattaaagagAACACACTCTTCATCTTGATTTGAGCGCAAGCAGCAGCAAGAATCCATCAATTCTCCGTGATCCGCACAACTCACCCCATAAACAAAGATTCATTACCCCTTTCCTCTTTTTTCCTAATTTTCACCTGAAATTATCAGAAATTGGAGAAAGAAGGTGCAGACGGGAAGAAGGTGTAGATctggggattttttttttttttatactcactcaaaacgacgtcgttttgaatgccGGTGAGTCCACGTCTGAAAATTCCGGGAGTcacgtcaacaccgatcaaggtggtggtcaatgcgtgtgcaatttacaattaaattaaaaggtgatgtattttggagctaattttaaaggtgatgtgcaatatgcaaatctggtgatagttcgtgtatttttcggctattaacccaaaattagaaatgcataaaaGTTGGATACTATGACCCTTTTCTAAAACTAACTTCAAAATCATATGAGATCATCTATATCAATTTTTGGTGTACcactctaatttta is a window encoding:
- the LOC131001519 gene encoding uncharacterized protein LOC131001519, encoding MALLGEDGRGYELARKLESQGVWRSWLGDALYSSFIPFLSSPAAWDAFMRPDDSKSKPQISLQLRARALLFDKASVSLFAQPTALSKLNPNYLELHGDDVYFTLENGAQDVDQRQPGGAASSTTSSKGHSKASIGVGSRFSEPEVDAVSQRLKLEELPETWYTQFFEKYRASKSYRLMFGDRESEKRTPEQMSTYLRLIENHKRRRVAFVDNISNLRTNPLMVDGSAADDAPFFPETMYILNCVPDSAVLKTRKFENYQKVPFNGVLDSLPQTMTKSPVMSPIMIERLGIRPEYLSMEQGQFRGKNSSQGSRKLLSQEQASQMSQKVVVRLLHNVGFESSSNTSLEVMGQLLSRHINKLGCTLKLLSDSYRKQCSATELLKMFLQTAGYSNLGGLVELMKDNSKNVTPQTQQQVLSIQGQMQPQQQQQPSSQQSQQMLRQMSPQMQQMNNPQYLAFQQQQQQQQWERMRRRQQQQSTPRPGMNMAMNTNMNMSIDKDRPLVQVKMEAPSDFPLDTNTFTAMNPRHPQLRQQQLAAISSFHAQANNNAFRPMTSLQIPQIHSPTMSMARAPPVKVEGFQELMGGDSSMKHDSEENKLLSPQK